The proteins below are encoded in one region of Ereboglobus luteus:
- the rho gene encoding transcription termination factor Rho, which translates to MARSKKVTDGEAPAPKRKPGRPPRAKKAAEPAAAETTIVETEAAPAPETEPAPKKTRAPRKRTKKAAAAENVDELPLGQTENESGNDAASAPEKQERETFKPAAKTESASMTDADTSDASDANRAVAHDADESVSRTDSVSDASAGDTSVAPADSQQASDAAAPAEGGQAAQQNQQQGGDNGGGQQQPYESYWKRIKREKKEKKARKWAEQQSKHGQHVSKHPQQPPPPSLNPVFGDLPAPDRFADVAALDTLAAEIADGTAGHEPIYLEKLYALTLAELTAEARNRNAAFEGAPNRKQLIAAIFKVAEEQKIPLLDNGYIDLTDRGYGFIVHESVNYRLYPENAYLPESLVKRYGLKRGHRVQVLVQVPREGERCPSVVKVNSVMDMPPEEISKTVPFEELIPYYPLKRILLEAPGVHKDVSMRAVDILTPIGFGQRGLIVAPPRTGKTILLQNMANSISENFPEVKLILLLVDERPEEVTDFKRHTKGEVVASTFDEAPESHVHAAEMVGEKARRMVEQGQHVVILLDSITRLARAYNALASNSGKIMSGGMEATALQKPKRFFGAARNIEGGGSLTIMGTALVDTGSRMDEVIFEEFKGTGNMELHLDRGLVDKRIFPAINMDRSGTRKEELIYHPDEMLRIYGLRRAMQGIPPIDAMEMFLQRLKKTKTNAEFLMALNQ; encoded by the coding sequence ATGGCAAGATCCAAAAAAGTCACCGACGGCGAGGCGCCCGCCCCGAAACGCAAGCCGGGCCGTCCGCCCCGCGCAAAAAAAGCCGCCGAACCCGCCGCCGCCGAAACCACAATCGTTGAAACCGAAGCCGCGCCCGCGCCCGAAACCGAACCCGCGCCAAAAAAGACGCGCGCCCCCCGCAAGCGCACGAAAAAGGCCGCCGCCGCTGAAAACGTAGACGAGCTTCCCCTCGGCCAGACCGAAAACGAATCCGGGAACGATGCCGCTTCCGCGCCGGAAAAACAGGAGCGCGAAACCTTCAAGCCCGCCGCGAAGACCGAATCGGCGTCCATGACCGACGCTGACACATCCGACGCATCCGATGCAAACCGCGCGGTCGCGCACGACGCCGACGAATCCGTTTCGCGCACCGACTCCGTTTCCGACGCGTCAGCCGGCGACACAAGCGTCGCGCCTGCTGATTCGCAACAAGCCTCCGATGCCGCCGCTCCCGCCGAGGGCGGCCAGGCGGCCCAGCAAAACCAGCAGCAAGGCGGCGACAACGGCGGCGGCCAGCAGCAGCCTTACGAATCCTACTGGAAGCGCATCAAGCGCGAGAAAAAGGAAAAGAAGGCGCGCAAGTGGGCCGAGCAGCAATCCAAGCACGGGCAGCACGTCAGCAAGCATCCTCAGCAACCGCCCCCGCCGAGCCTCAACCCCGTCTTCGGCGACCTGCCCGCGCCCGACCGCTTCGCCGACGTTGCCGCGCTCGACACGCTCGCCGCCGAAATCGCGGACGGCACCGCCGGGCACGAACCGATTTATCTCGAAAAACTCTACGCGCTCACGCTCGCCGAACTCACCGCCGAGGCGCGCAACCGCAACGCCGCCTTCGAGGGCGCGCCCAACCGCAAGCAACTCATCGCCGCCATCTTCAAGGTCGCCGAGGAGCAAAAAATCCCCCTCCTCGACAACGGCTACATCGACCTCACCGACCGCGGCTACGGATTCATCGTGCACGAATCGGTGAACTACCGCCTGTATCCGGAAAACGCCTACCTGCCCGAAAGCCTCGTCAAACGCTACGGCCTCAAGCGCGGCCACCGCGTGCAAGTGCTCGTGCAAGTTCCACGCGAGGGCGAACGCTGCCCGTCCGTCGTCAAGGTCAACAGCGTCATGGACATGCCGCCCGAGGAAATCTCGAAAACCGTGCCCTTCGAGGAGCTCATCCCCTACTATCCGCTCAAGCGCATCCTCCTCGAGGCGCCCGGCGTGCACAAGGACGTCTCCATGCGCGCCGTCGATATCCTCACGCCAATCGGCTTCGGCCAGCGCGGCCTCATCGTCGCCCCGCCGCGCACCGGCAAGACGATCCTCCTGCAAAACATGGCCAACTCCATCTCGGAAAACTTCCCCGAGGTGAAGTTGATCCTCCTGCTCGTCGACGAACGCCCCGAGGAAGTCACCGATTTCAAGCGCCACACAAAAGGCGAAGTCGTCGCGTCCACCTTTGACGAGGCGCCCGAAAGCCATGTGCACGCCGCCGAGATGGTCGGCGAAAAAGCGCGCCGCATGGTCGAGCAAGGCCAGCACGTCGTGATCCTCCTCGACTCGATCACGCGCCTCGCCCGCGCCTACAACGCCCTCGCGTCCAATTCCGGCAAGATCATGTCCGGCGGCATGGAGGCGACCGCGCTCCAAAAACCGAAACGCTTCTTCGGCGCCGCGCGCAACATCGAGGGCGGCGGCTCGCTCACCATCATGGGCACCGCGCTCGTCGACACTGGCAGCCGCATGGACGAAGTCATCTTCGAGGAGTTCAAGGGCACCGGCAACATGGAGCTCCACCTCGACCGCGGCCTCGTTGACAAGCGCATCTTCCCCGCGATCAACATGGACCGCTCCGGCACGCGCAAGGAGGAGCTCATCTACCATCCCGACGAAATGCTGCGCATCTACGGCCTGCGCCGCGCCATGCAGGGCATCCCGCCCATCGACGCCATGGAGATGTTCCTCCAGCGCCTCAAGAAAACCAAGACCAACGCCGAATTCCTCATGGCGCTGAACCAATAA